Proteins found in one Sporosarcina sp. FSL K6-3457 genomic segment:
- a CDS encoding diaminopimelate dehydrogenase, protein MTIRVGIAGYGNLGRGVESAIAQNKDMELVGVFSRRNPADVQLLNNNVPVHTMDDIQNYTDAIDVLILCGGSKNDLPEQGPALAALFNTVDSFDTHAKIPEYFEAVDATAKPNGKTAIISVGWDPGLFSINRLYGEAVLSEGATYTFWGKGLSQGHSDAVRRIPGVKGAVQYTIPVPDAVDRVRSGSLPELSTREKHTRDCYVVLHEGVSAEEVKQAIVTMPDYFTDYDTTVTFITEEELARDHSAMPHGGFVIRSGKTGEGNAQVMEYSLKLDSNPEFTSSVLVAYARAAYRLNQNGETGAKTVFDIAPGLLSPKSAAELRKELL, encoded by the coding sequence ATGACGATTAGAGTTGGAATAGCAGGGTATGGAAATTTGGGGCGTGGTGTAGAATCTGCGATTGCTCAAAACAAAGATATGGAATTGGTTGGGGTGTTCTCGAGAAGAAATCCGGCAGATGTGCAGTTGCTGAATAATAATGTGCCCGTACATACGATGGACGATATTCAAAATTACACGGATGCCATTGATGTTCTAATTCTTTGTGGCGGATCGAAAAACGATTTACCTGAACAAGGACCGGCATTAGCCGCGTTGTTTAATACAGTGGATAGTTTTGATACACATGCGAAAATTCCGGAATATTTCGAGGCAGTTGATGCAACGGCGAAACCGAATGGCAAGACAGCTATTATTTCCGTCGGTTGGGATCCAGGTTTATTTTCCATCAATCGTTTGTATGGCGAAGCAGTGTTGTCGGAAGGTGCGACGTACACATTTTGGGGTAAAGGCTTGAGCCAGGGACATTCGGATGCAGTTAGACGAATTCCAGGCGTCAAAGGGGCTGTCCAATATACAATCCCTGTTCCCGATGCTGTAGACCGTGTGCGTAGTGGGTCATTGCCTGAACTATCAACACGTGAAAAGCATACGCGTGACTGCTATGTGGTGTTACATGAAGGTGTGAGCGCTGAGGAAGTCAAACAGGCGATTGTTACGATGCCTGACTACTTCACAGATTACGACACGACAGTAACATTCATTACGGAAGAAGAATTGGCGCGTGATCATTCTGCAATGCCACATGGAGGGTTCGTCATTCGCAGTGGAAAAACCGGTGAAGGCAATGCCCAAGTGATGGAGTACTCATTGAAGCTTGATAGCAACCCTGAATTCACATCGAGTGTTTTAGTTGCCTACGCACGTGCAGCTTATCGGTTGAATCAAAACGGCGAAACTGGTGCGAAAACAGTATTTGACATTGCACCGGGATTGTTATCTCCGAAGAGTGCAGCTGAATTGCGTAAGGAATTGCTGTAA
- a CDS encoding nucleoside 2-deoxyribosyltransferase, which yields MKFYLASGFQNKKAVNYVSGKLIEAGCVHTYDWTKNDRAMTLEELKVIGEAEKKAILESDVVVILLPGGKGSHIELGIALGRGKKIFLYSADEKVNDFDTTSTFYHLPEVEQVIGTLDELVERVCGFLTGYSRLHF from the coding sequence ATGAAGTTTTATCTTGCATCAGGTTTTCAGAACAAAAAGGCTGTCAACTATGTAAGTGGAAAGTTGATAGAAGCAGGTTGTGTACATACATATGATTGGACGAAGAATGATAGGGCCATGACACTGGAAGAGTTAAAGGTGATTGGTGAAGCGGAGAAAAAAGCGATATTGGAATCTGATGTTGTTGTTATTTTATTGCCTGGAGGGAAAGGAAGTCATATTGAATTAGGGATTGCACTCGGTCGAGGAAAGAAAATCTTTTTGTATTCGGCGGATGAGAAAGTGAATGATTTTGACACAACGAGTACCTTTTATCATTTGCCGGAAGTTGAACAGGTCATTGGTACATTGGATGAGTTGGTGGAGAGAGTTTGCGGTTTTTTAACTGGATACTCGCGCTTGCATTTTTGA
- a CDS encoding efflux RND transporter periplasmic adaptor subunit, with product MIKKGSIRPIIMMALMLVLTGCTSNNSAGETDEFSLPQEEKKVIIETAQVKQGNLYSTRGLSAQVVSAQEVEVYVNLGGRIIEIAVKEGEIVERGQIIALLDSEEQEMVISQANDAVDQAKAQINQAEQQLQTAEHSKRQATSRHEQSKLAFARLEKQYSKFQDPQDESEMETSQSIDLAELKSQWDNALSNLEKSSRLYDKDIIPRKELEQAQTQEESARRSYEKSLLSAKESAEKNVLAVNESSEELKNTIENDKISLLISEMELQQADVGIEQAKIILTQAQQASQQAKKVSEKAKTKLSESVIRAPFTGIVNNVHVKEGGYAAPQAPIVTMFNNQQLKVMSSIYPTQKKDLVKGQKVEIVGVNGEVSHVGEITYIAPYVDDKGFIQLEASIQGGDSQNFIVGEHVELVVETMIGEDQLIIPTKAITEKDGRAFIYSIQDSKASYLEIEILQMQEEWTSVKGNLQSGEEIAVKGMVLLSDGSNVQVVGGVEPNEEKTNQAKENKDSSKEKDGESR from the coding sequence ATGATTAAAAAAGGGTCTATTCGGCCAATTATAATGATGGCATTAATGTTGGTGCTAACAGGTTGTACTTCCAATAATTCAGCTGGGGAGACGGACGAATTTTCTTTACCACAAGAAGAAAAGAAAGTGATTATTGAAACAGCTCAAGTTAAACAAGGGAACTTATATTCAACAAGGGGGCTTTCGGCTCAAGTAGTTTCAGCTCAAGAAGTAGAAGTATATGTAAACCTTGGAGGAAGAATTATAGAAATAGCTGTTAAGGAAGGAGAAATTGTGGAGAGGGGTCAAATCATTGCGCTGCTTGATTCTGAAGAACAGGAAATGGTAATTAGTCAGGCAAATGATGCGGTAGATCAGGCCAAGGCACAAATCAATCAAGCAGAGCAACAGTTACAAACTGCGGAGCATAGCAAACGACAAGCTACTAGTCGCCACGAGCAATCGAAGTTGGCGTTCGCCAGACTTGAAAAACAATATAGTAAGTTTCAGGATCCACAGGATGAAAGTGAAATGGAAACGTCCCAAAGCATCGATTTAGCAGAACTAAAAAGCCAATGGGATAATGCGCTAAGCAACCTTGAAAAGTCATCACGGCTTTATGATAAAGACATCATACCTCGCAAAGAATTAGAGCAAGCACAAACGCAAGAAGAAAGTGCCAGAAGAAGCTATGAAAAAAGTTTGTTGTCCGCAAAGGAGTCTGCTGAAAAAAATGTACTTGCTGTAAACGAGTCTTCCGAAGAGTTAAAGAACACAATTGAAAACGATAAAATTAGTTTGTTAATTTCTGAAATGGAGCTTCAACAAGCAGATGTAGGAATAGAGCAGGCAAAAATAATATTGACACAAGCACAACAGGCTTCGCAGCAGGCAAAGAAGGTGTCTGAGAAAGCGAAAACTAAGTTGAGTGAATCAGTCATCCGGGCCCCATTCACAGGGATTGTTAACAATGTTCATGTGAAAGAAGGGGGGTATGCAGCACCGCAAGCTCCGATTGTAACGATGTTTAATAATCAACAGCTAAAAGTGATGTCATCCATTTATCCCACGCAGAAAAAGGATTTAGTTAAAGGGCAAAAGGTCGAAATAGTCGGCGTGAATGGAGAAGTAAGTCATGTTGGAGAAATTACATATATCGCCCCCTATGTAGACGACAAAGGTTTTATACAACTGGAAGCTTCTATACAAGGAGGAGATTCTCAGAATTTTATTGTTGGGGAGCACGTGGAGCTAGTAGTCGAAACAATGATAGGTGAGGACCAATTAATAATCCCTACCAAAGCAATTACGGAAAAGGACGGCAGGGCATTTATTTATAGCATACAAGATTCTAAAGCTAGTTACCTGGAAATAGAGATTTTACAAATGCAAGAGGAATGGACTTCTGTAAAAGGAAATCTTCAATCTGGAGAAGAAATCGCAGTGAAAGGTATGGTGTTACTATCTGATGGTTCGAATGTGCAAGTCGTTGGTGGGGTAGAGCCGAATGAAGAGAAAACGAACCAGGCTAAGGAAAACAAGGATTCATCTAAAGAGAAAGACGGTGAATCTCGTTGA
- a CDS encoding efflux RND transporter permease subunit — translation MAVKRSVAVTLLLVGIVVTGIFCLQKFNVELMPEFKLSMAFITANYPNASAEEVDQKITVPLEQLLKEDQDIKSVSSTSSKGSSSIFVTFKSNINLEKKIQDLQMKIDGSRSMMPAGVQSLVISDYNRSMGREPVIGFSILGAKGDESFLQRIESEIANIQGVAEVKFRGSNVRQLRINLNSQQLAAYKLTTSDLLKALTKNSVQTIGTIQESGKELQLVVPEEQYTIAAIEQTKIPTADGLFISIRDIADISIVSNEEKNLYTINDKPTIGFSVVKESNANIVEVTDAILEKIETLKETLPQGIDIQIGDNAGIFVKDSIKQVTNNLIMGGLLASAVLLFFFKSFRILVIIVLSIPISIIMALIALYFSGQTLNVLSLAGLALGVGMMVDSSIVILENIIKYKQQGYPIFEAVKQGSKELRQAVIASTLTTIIVFSPLFFIGDLKSLTMPFALAVIFTLIASLLAAITIVPMLSYKWMGSEKVVIQNNAKWLSGLINQYQKVLKWSLKKRWVPVLVALALSIGSLFLIPLIGFEAITVEDDGRIHMDASMHGKLSEDELLLLIKQLDDAIEPFDNIIQVKEKSVEQGYISYFIQLVPKSERKEQLQEILAQVKQSLAPSSMVSLYINGEELEVFDANREQRIDVTLSGTNYEVLTALTEQVTLFLENTPGIVDIDVPDISGEPQLKLVVNNALAAKYGLDREQIVMQMQEAVMNDEVMRFSENETDYRVYVNYANRQTDTMAFWENLNVKTASGDHIPLFAVASFESTQGPISIQRKGFKQGITVRASVAATDETGEIINEFNRMLEEIPFPPEYGYEFYSFDTGDEELITKLIVAIVAAIGLVYAVLAIQFNSYSQPIIIMLAIPPTIIGVVLGLLLTGKPLSPMVALGIIILAGIVVNNSILLVDYINQRKEENWDRTMVVIAAGKERLRPILMTTLTTVLGMIPLAMGLGDGASLQQPIGIVTIFGLSVSTLFTLVFIPVVYTLFDDCSNVLTRLSKKATRKLVVKQKTAA, via the coding sequence ATGGCTGTCAAGCGTTCGGTTGCTGTAACTTTACTCCTAGTAGGAATTGTTGTGACAGGAATCTTTTGTCTTCAAAAGTTTAATGTAGAATTGATGCCAGAGTTTAAATTGTCGATGGCGTTTATCACGGCAAACTATCCAAATGCTTCTGCTGAAGAAGTCGATCAAAAAATTACTGTGCCACTGGAGCAGTTGCTTAAAGAAGATCAGGATATTAAGAGCGTAAGTTCTACTTCGTCTAAAGGAAGTTCTAGTATTTTCGTCACTTTTAAGTCGAATATTAATCTTGAGAAGAAAATCCAAGATCTGCAAATGAAAATTGATGGAAGTAGAAGTATGATGCCGGCCGGTGTGCAGTCCCTAGTTATCTCTGATTACAATAGGAGTATGGGAAGGGAACCAGTTATCGGATTCTCTATTTTGGGAGCTAAGGGAGATGAATCTTTTCTTCAGCGTATAGAGTCAGAAATTGCTAATATACAGGGCGTGGCAGAGGTAAAATTTCGCGGGAGTAATGTGAGGCAATTGCGTATAAATTTGAACTCACAGCAGCTTGCTGCGTATAAATTAACAACTAGCGATCTATTGAAGGCACTCACGAAAAATTCGGTACAAACCATTGGGACCATACAGGAAAGTGGAAAGGAGTTACAATTGGTTGTCCCTGAAGAGCAATATACCATTGCTGCGATTGAACAAACCAAGATTCCGACCGCGGATGGACTATTTATTTCGATTCGGGACATTGCTGACATTTCTATTGTGAGCAACGAAGAAAAGAATCTCTATACCATTAATGATAAGCCGACAATTGGATTCTCTGTTGTAAAGGAATCGAATGCGAATATTGTAGAAGTAACGGATGCGATTTTAGAAAAAATAGAAACATTGAAAGAAACGTTACCCCAAGGAATTGATATCCAAATAGGCGATAATGCAGGGATCTTTGTGAAAGACTCCATTAAGCAAGTGACGAATAACTTAATTATGGGTGGATTGTTAGCTAGTGCAGTTCTGCTTTTCTTTTTCAAAAGTTTTCGCATACTAGTTATTATCGTTCTATCCATTCCTATCTCGATTATTATGGCACTAATCGCTCTGTATTTTTCAGGTCAAACATTAAATGTGCTCTCGTTAGCAGGACTTGCACTAGGAGTCGGCATGATGGTGGATAGCTCAATCGTTATCCTCGAAAATATTATTAAATATAAACAACAAGGGTACCCGATATTTGAAGCAGTTAAGCAGGGGAGTAAAGAACTACGCCAGGCGGTTATTGCCTCTACATTAACAACTATTATTGTTTTTTCACCTCTGTTTTTTATCGGTGATTTGAAAAGCTTAACTATGCCCTTTGCTCTTGCTGTTATTTTTACATTAATTGCTTCTCTTCTTGCAGCAATAACGATTGTGCCTATGCTTTCTTATAAATGGATGGGTAGTGAAAAAGTAGTCATACAGAACAATGCAAAATGGCTTAGTGGGCTTATTAACCAGTATCAAAAAGTATTGAAGTGGTCATTGAAAAAACGATGGGTGCCAGTCTTGGTTGCGCTCGCTTTAAGTATAGGTAGCTTGTTTTTGATCCCATTAATTGGATTCGAGGCTATAACTGTGGAAGATGATGGCAGGATTCACATGGACGCCTCCATGCATGGCAAGCTTTCAGAGGATGAGTTATTGCTGTTGATAAAACAATTAGATGATGCGATAGAGCCTTTTGACAACATCATTCAAGTGAAGGAGAAGAGTGTTGAGCAAGGTTATATTTCTTATTTCATTCAACTAGTGCCAAAGAGTGAACGGAAAGAACAGTTGCAAGAAATTTTAGCTCAAGTGAAACAATCATTGGCGCCTTCATCGATGGTTTCTTTATATATAAATGGAGAAGAACTTGAAGTTTTTGATGCAAACCGAGAACAGCGGATAGATGTTACTTTATCTGGAACAAATTATGAGGTTTTAACAGCGTTAACAGAACAAGTTACGCTTTTTCTAGAAAACACACCTGGAATTGTGGATATCGATGTTCCAGATATTAGTGGAGAACCACAATTAAAATTAGTAGTCAATAACGCTCTAGCTGCAAAATATGGATTGGATCGGGAGCAAATTGTGATGCAAATGCAAGAGGCCGTCATGAATGATGAAGTCATGCGTTTCTCTGAAAATGAGACAGACTATCGAGTCTATGTGAACTATGCAAATCGACAAACTGATACGATGGCATTTTGGGAAAATTTGAATGTTAAAACAGCTAGTGGAGATCATATACCTTTATTCGCCGTGGCGTCATTTGAATCTACACAGGGTCCAATATCCATACAACGGAAAGGGTTTAAACAAGGAATAACGGTTCGTGCAAGTGTTGCAGCTACTGATGAAACCGGTGAAATCATCAATGAATTTAATCGGATGTTGGAGGAGATTCCGTTCCCTCCGGAGTATGGTTATGAGTTTTATAGTTTTGACACTGGTGATGAGGAGCTTATTACTAAGTTGATAGTCGCTATAGTTGCTGCTATAGGGCTTGTCTATGCTGTCTTGGCAATTCAATTCAACTCATATAGTCAACCCATTATTATTATGCTAGCGATTCCGCCAACAATCATCGGTGTCGTTTTGGGGCTTTTACTTACGGGCAAACCTTTATCCCCTATGGTAGCGCTAGGCATCATTATTTTGGCAGGAATAGTAGTTAACAATTCAATTTTATTGGTCGATTATATTAATCAACGCAAGGAAGAGAATTGGGATCGAACAATGGTTGTTATTGCAGCAGGAAAAGAACGACTTCGTCCAATTTTGATGACTACACTGACAACTGTATTAGGGATGATACCTTTGGCGATGGGATTAGGTGATGGAGCTAGTCTGCAACAGCCTATTGGAATTGTAACGATTTTTGGCTTATCCGTTTCTACCTTATTTACACTTGTATTTATACCTGTGGTGTATACACTATTCGATGACTGTTCGAATGTCCTTACACGTCTTTCGAAAAAAGCAACAAGAAAACTAGTTGTAAAGCAGAAAACAGCTGCATAA
- a CDS encoding TolC family protein — protein MRKSLIITTCLLTLLPLSKVAANESLGEVVDTVINESLEAKLLKMDRDLPLSADAYRYQDDFKALKDINNEQRNLNKKMTLQGIKYEANQLVYGYYKEKQAVKLQEENLKLFEKEYGNSQAKYEEGMSTKGAVLQAEIGVNEAKLAVKTAKLKLNEATLRLNQKLGNEFNAELTIQTIPEFSLLGPIDYDAEIIAKEMKDKQPSLVLIRKKLQEYSNILNRIDSLPHLDEEEFLKKLHGFDQQLHELTNKMDETNSIIDGKQLNALKSQKQQAEADRGEVSQSYQEAQENGTLSQAEEEKYVKQLANLDQQISKLTTNIKDVEAKIPGVEEALGEYKNAKGELVVSRGAFLKEYDKSLEEQGKAKLELKEYYTNEIQKIELELVQAERKVKLKAFEFENQFNVLSDQIKLAEDKVEQAEREHKQQKELYGSGEIIFLDVQKSQQQLHATELELTNVQLDYQLLKEEFSLFKEGYIM, from the coding sequence ATGCGTAAAAGTCTAATCATCACAACTTGCTTACTTACGCTGCTACCTTTATCAAAAGTGGCAGCAAATGAGTCATTAGGAGAAGTAGTGGATACAGTAATCAATGAGAGTTTAGAAGCTAAATTGCTTAAAATGGATAGGGATTTACCGTTATCAGCAGATGCCTATAGGTATCAAGATGATTTTAAAGCATTAAAGGATATTAATAATGAGCAGAGAAATTTGAACAAAAAAATGACGTTGCAGGGGATTAAGTATGAAGCAAACCAGTTGGTTTATGGTTATTATAAGGAAAAGCAAGCAGTCAAATTACAAGAGGAAAATTTAAAGTTGTTTGAAAAAGAATATGGAAATAGCCAAGCAAAATATGAGGAAGGGATGTCCACTAAGGGAGCTGTGTTACAAGCGGAAATAGGTGTAAATGAAGCTAAGTTAGCGGTGAAAACAGCAAAGTTAAAATTGAACGAAGCGACTTTACGACTTAATCAAAAACTGGGAAATGAATTTAACGCGGAACTCACAATTCAAACTATACCTGAATTTAGTTTGTTAGGTCCAATTGACTATGATGCTGAAATAATAGCGAAAGAGATGAAAGACAAGCAACCTTCTCTTGTTCTAATTCGTAAGAAATTACAAGAGTACAGCAATATCTTGAATCGAATTGACTCACTTCCTCATTTAGATGAGGAAGAGTTCTTAAAAAAATTACATGGTTTTGATCAACAACTACATGAGCTAACGAACAAAATGGATGAAACAAATTCAATTATTGATGGTAAACAGTTGAATGCGTTGAAGAGTCAGAAGCAACAGGCAGAAGCTGATCGTGGAGAAGTTTCCCAATCTTATCAGGAAGCGCAAGAAAACGGTACACTTTCTCAAGCTGAGGAAGAAAAGTATGTGAAACAACTAGCCAATTTAGACCAGCAAATTTCAAAGCTCACGACAAATATTAAAGATGTAGAAGCCAAAATACCTGGGGTTGAAGAAGCTTTGGGTGAATATAAGAATGCTAAAGGGGAATTAGTAGTATCCCGTGGAGCATTTTTAAAAGAATATGATAAATCGCTCGAAGAACAGGGAAAAGCAAAGCTGGAACTCAAAGAGTATTATACAAATGAAATTCAAAAAATAGAACTTGAACTGGTTCAGGCGGAAAGAAAAGTAAAACTCAAAGCTTTTGAGTTTGAGAATCAGTTTAACGTGTTGAGTGATCAAATCAAACTTGCGGAAGACAAAGTAGAGCAGGCAGAAAGAGAACATAAACAGCAAAAAGAATTGTACGGGTCAGGAGAAATTATTTTTCTGGATGTGCAAAAGTCGCAGCAACAACTCCACGCAACCGAATTAGAATTAACGAATGTTCAATTAGATTATCAACTATTAAAGGAAGAATTCAGCTTATTTAAAGAAGGCTATATTATGTGA
- a CDS encoding chemotaxis protein CheX, with product MSTSKHVQMILNGTIASLTTVIPVKLDVLSPTMTVQPFEQEELSVLIGLVGGIKGRLILETSPEVIALIGQAMFGMSIEGEMIESFTGELGNMVAGNLCTLLEKDGLILDISPPTVMTGTIKFFGFKQAFKLPVRLENGSMLNVLLTIDAA from the coding sequence ATGAGTACCTCTAAACATGTGCAAATGATCTTGAATGGTACTATTGCCTCTCTAACAACTGTTATCCCAGTTAAACTAGATGTATTATCTCCTACAATGACTGTACAACCCTTTGAACAAGAAGAGTTGAGCGTACTAATTGGGCTTGTCGGTGGCATAAAAGGCCGTTTAATTCTTGAAACATCTCCGGAAGTTATCGCACTAATTGGCCAAGCAATGTTCGGTATGTCTATCGAAGGTGAGATGATTGAGTCATTCACGGGCGAGCTCGGCAATATGGTCGCTGGAAACTTATGTACGTTACTTGAAAAGGATGGACTTATCCTCGATATTTCCCCTCCAACGGTTATGACAGGAACCATCAAGTTTTTCGGCTTCAAACAAGCGTTCAAATTACCAGTTAGACTCGAAAATGGCTCCATGCTAAATGTATTATTAACAATCGATGCGGCCTAA